From Luteococcus japonicus, one genomic window encodes:
- a CDS encoding dolichyl-phosphate-mannose--protein mannosyltransferase, which produces MTTVERLSDGPRPDRLVSWLVTLGITAFAFVLRWVNIGRPKGLVFDETYYPKEAWTMLHLGYEGKWPDFQPGHPKLKINDAIAQGMVDGWSPEASFVVHPPLGKWLIAVGEHFFGMNSFGWRFSSLVAGTLLVLVTIRLARRLSRSTLVGAIAGVLLTLDGLAFTMSRIGLLDIFQALFLVSAVACVATDRDWFRHRLARHLTRHGLDDLGGRFGPALLFRPWRLAAGILFGLAIGVKWNSLFVLASMGIVSVVWDVSARRLSGAGPRAWSSLLRDGIPAFIHLVVVAVPVYLACWTGWLTTHGGWGRGWGAEHPDHWLVRFFGAPLGSLMHYHQDMYNFHTGSGMMTATHVYEANPWGWLIMYRPIGIDAVNDIKPGVDGCEAVNDTCLRVISGAGTPLLWWMALAALFAGLAFWVAGRDWRFGLPIVAMASTYLPWFKYMDRPLFFFYAICIIPFTVTILAMCLGKIIGPADGPHRRRGARIAGAAVAAVAANFAFIYPILTDGLLTRKAWMARMWFKSWI; this is translated from the coding sequence CTGACCACCGTCGAGCGCCTGAGCGACGGCCCGAGGCCCGACCGGCTGGTCTCCTGGCTGGTGACGCTGGGCATCACGGCCTTCGCCTTCGTGCTGCGCTGGGTGAACATCGGCCGCCCCAAGGGACTGGTCTTCGACGAGACCTACTACCCCAAGGAAGCCTGGACCATGCTGCACCTGGGCTACGAGGGCAAGTGGCCCGACTTCCAGCCCGGTCATCCCAAGCTCAAGATCAACGACGCCATCGCGCAGGGCATGGTCGACGGATGGAGCCCCGAGGCGAGCTTCGTGGTGCACCCCCCGTTGGGCAAGTGGCTGATCGCCGTCGGCGAGCACTTCTTCGGCATGAACTCCTTCGGGTGGCGGTTCAGCTCACTGGTGGCGGGCACCCTGCTGGTGCTGGTGACCATCCGGTTGGCCCGACGCCTGTCCCGCTCCACCCTGGTGGGTGCCATTGCCGGCGTGTTGCTCACCCTCGACGGGCTGGCCTTCACGATGAGCCGGATAGGGCTGCTGGACATCTTCCAGGCGCTCTTCCTGGTCAGCGCTGTGGCGTGCGTGGCGACAGACCGTGACTGGTTCCGGCACCGCCTGGCCCGCCACCTGACCCGTCACGGCCTGGATGACCTGGGCGGCCGCTTCGGCCCCGCCTTGCTCTTCCGCCCCTGGCGGCTGGCGGCCGGCATCCTGTTCGGGCTGGCGATCGGCGTGAAGTGGAACTCCCTGTTCGTGCTGGCCAGCATGGGCATCGTGTCCGTGGTCTGGGACGTCAGCGCCCGTCGGCTGTCGGGCGCCGGGCCGCGTGCCTGGTCCTCGCTGCTGCGCGACGGCATCCCGGCCTTCATCCACCTCGTGGTGGTGGCGGTACCCGTCTACCTGGCCTGCTGGACCGGCTGGTTGACCACCCACGGCGGTTGGGGACGCGGTTGGGGCGCCGAGCACCCGGACCACTGGCTGGTGCGATTCTTCGGGGCCCCGCTGGGTTCCCTGATGCACTACCACCAGGACATGTACAACTTCCACACCGGCAGCGGCATGATGACCGCCACCCACGTCTACGAGGCCAATCCGTGGGGCTGGCTGATCATGTACCGGCCAATCGGCATCGACGCGGTCAACGACATCAAGCCCGGCGTCGACGGGTGCGAGGCCGTCAATGACACCTGTCTGCGGGTCATCTCCGGCGCCGGCACCCCCCTGCTCTGGTGGATGGCGCTGGCGGCCCTCTTCGCCGGGCTGGCCTTCTGGGTTGCCGGACGGGACTGGCGCTTCGGCCTGCCGATCGTCGCCATGGCCAGCACCTACCTGCCCTGGTTCAAGTACATGGACCGGCCGTTGTTCTTCTTCTACGCCATCTGCATCATCCCGTTCACCGTCACGATCCTTGCCATGTGTCTGGGCAAGATCATCGGTCCGGCCGATGGGCCGCACCGTCGTCGCGGGGCCCGGATCGCCGGAGCCGCCGTGGCAGCCGTCGCGGCGAACTTCGCCTTCATCTACCCGATCCTCACCGACGGCCTGCTCACCCGCAAGGCGTGGATGGCCCGGATGTGGTTCAAGTCCTGGATCTGA